A genomic region of Saccopteryx bilineata isolate mSacBil1 chromosome 1, mSacBil1_pri_phased_curated, whole genome shotgun sequence contains the following coding sequences:
- the GRAMD4 gene encoding GRAM domain-containing protein 4 isoform X5, with amino-acid sequence MLRRLDKIRFRGHKRDDFLDLAESPNASDTECGDEVPLKIPRTSTRDSEELRDPAGPGTLIMAAGVQDFNRTESDRLNEIKGHLEIALLEKHFLQEELRKLREETNAEMLRQELDRERQRRIELEQKVQEVLKARTEEQTAQQPPRSQAQVANGAADRRGQGLCPRVQKWFYEKFGEYVEDFRFQPEESTVETEEPLSARRLTENMRRLKRGAKPVTSFVKNLSALSDWYSVYTSAIAFTVYMNAVWHGWAIPMFLFLAILRLSLNYLIARGWRIQWSIVPEVSEVVEPPKEDLTVSEKFQLVLDVAQKAQNLFGKMADILEKIKNLFMWVQPETTQKLYIALWAAFLASCFFPYRLVGLAMGLYAGIKFFLIDFIFKRCPRLRAKYDTPYIIWKSLPTDPQLKERSSAAVARRLQTTSSRSYVSSAPTSLSKDEDAGRFHGTKKGNFHEIFNLSENERPLAVCENGWRCCLINRDRKMPTDYIRNGVLYVTENYLCFESSKSGSSKRNKVIKLVDITDIQKYKVLSVLPGSGMGIAVSTPSTQKPLVFGAMVHRDEAFETIFNQYMKITAAAASGGDS; translated from the exons GCTGGTCCAGGGACCCTCATCATGGCTGCAGGCGTCCAGGACTTCAACCGGACAGAGTCTGATCGATTAAATGAGATCAAAGGTCACCTGGAAATCGCCTTACTGGAAAAACACTTCTTAC AGGAGGAGCTCCGGAAGCTGCGAGAAGAAACCAACGCAGAGATGCTGCGGCAGGAGCTGGACCGGGAGCGGCAACGGCGCATCGAGCTGGAGCAGAAGGTCCAGGAAGTGCTAAAGGCCAG AACCGAGGAGCAGACGGCTCAGCAGCCTCCGAGAAGCCAGGCCCAGGTGGCCAATGGAGCAG CAGACCGGCGGGGCCAGGGGCTATGCCCCCGCGTGCAGAAGTGGTTCTACGAGAAGTTTGGGGAGTACGTGGAGGACTTTCGGTTCCAGCCCGAGGAGAGCACCGTGGAGACGGAGGAGCCCCTCAGTGCCCGCAG GTTAACCGAGAACATGCGTCGACTAA AGCGTGGCGCCAAGCCTGTCACCAGCTTTGTGAAGAACCTCTCTGCCTTATCCGACTGGTACTCTGTCTACACGTCCGCCATCGCCTTCACT GTCTACATGAATGCTGTGTGGCATGGCTGGGCCATCCCCATGTTCTTGTTCCTAGCAATTTTGAGGTTGTCCCTCAATTACCTCATAGCCAG GGGCTGGAGGATACAGTGGAGCATCGTGCCTGAAGTATCTGAAGTGGTG GAGCCTCCAAAGGAAGACCTGACCGTGTCCGAGAAGTTCCAGCTGGTACTGGATGTTGCCCAGAAGGCCCAG AACCTCTTTGGCAAGATGGCTGACATCCTGGAAAAGATCAAGAA CCTGTTCATGTGGGTGCAGCCCGAGACCACACAGAAGCTGTACATCGCGCTGTGGGCCGCCTTCctggcttcctgcttcttcccctacCGCCTGGTGGGGCTCGCCATGG GACTCTATGCTGGAATCAAATTTTTCCTCATCGATTTTATCTTCAAACGCTGCCCAAGGCTGCGAGCCAAGTACGACACCCCCTACATCATCTGGAAGAGCCTCCCCACCGACCCCCAGCTCAAAGAGCGCTCCAGCGCCGCCGTGGCCCGCAGG CTGCAGACAACCTCCTCGCGGAGCTATGTGTCCAGTGCACCCACCAGCCTGAGCAAGGACGAAGACGCTGGTCGCTTCCACGGCACCAAGAAGGGCAATTTCCATGAGATCTTTAACCTGTCAGAAAATGAGCGGCCTCTGGCAG TGTGCGAGAATGGCTGGCGCTGCTGCCTCATCAACAGGGACCGGAAGATGCCCACGGACTACATCAGGAATGGGGTGCTGTATGTGACGGAGAA TTACTTGTGCTTCGAGAGCTCCAAGTCCGGCTCTTCCAAGAGGAACAAGGTCATCAAGCTTGTGGACATCACAGACATCCAGAAG TACAAGGTCCTCTCTGTCCTCCCGGGGTCGGGCATGGGAATCGCCGTGTCCACGCCATCGACCCAGAAA CCGCTGGTGTTTGGTGCCATGGTTCACAGAGATGAGGCCTTCGAGACCATTTTCAACCAGTACATGAAAATCACGGCGGCCGCAGCGTCCGGCGGTGACAGCTAG